In the genome of Raphanus sativus mitochondrion, complete genome, the window AACGGGAGAAGCCAACTCCGTTCCTCCAGCTTCGCTGAAGAAGCTAGGTTCCTCCGAAGCGAAGCTTAGCGAGCTGGCCGATCACTACATAAGCCGCTGGCAGAGAAAGCTCGAGGAGAAATATTCATTCGTTGCTAAGCCAAGGTCCCAGGTCTCCGAGTCAGCCCGCGCTTTTTCGAAGAATCCTGCACCCATGGGCATACGGCCTGGCAGGCCTTCCCTTTCCGCCGGAGCTTCATGGGTGTTGCCCCGTTCCCCAATCAGATATGATATTTGGATGTGAGCTATACTCCGCGAGGAGCCAAACGGGCGTATGGCCTTGCCATTGGACCTCTCTTCCCGTGTGACTAGAAATGTTCAGTGACAACCTCTCAATTGTCATTGCCTGGCCTCTCTTGCTACCGCGGTAGCACCTAGTGTGGTCAGCACCAATCGTGTTCGGGCAACGAAGCTTACACTCATTCACATTGGTTCATCCTGCTATGCCCCGGGCCTTTTGCTCTCCGTAAAAAAAGGTGGCCGGCCTTTCATCAAAGCCCAGGAATCCGCTGGACATCTCAGCGGCGGGATTTGATACCCGCATCTGATCGAAGTTTCATTTTATTAGTGCCCCCAGATAAAGGAGAGCTCTTTCTAGGTGGGTCGCTTCGCGCAAGACATTGCTTAGGACCAACGGGTCACACGACAGGTGCACGATCGACTTTGCACGCTCCATCCTTCGCCCTCAAACCCCGGAGAGCTTTGAGTTGCTTCGCCCTTTCACCTATCGGCTTGGCAGGCAAGCTACCTTGATCCGTCTTCGGCTTCGATTTGTTATGCCCAGCAGCTCCAACAAGCCCTAAAGTATCTTGCCGCCTAAAACTCTGCCAAGAAAGCCCTGCTTTACCTTTGATCCTATGTGCCCAGAGAATGCTATGCGTTCTCCACTTTCGGACCTCGCAAAGAGAGAACGTGCTTTTTCCTCTCACTTTCTGTCTCATTCGCGGAGCGAAGAAAGCGGTAGGAACCCCAGCTACCGCTATCCTTGGGAAACCAAAAGAGCTAGCGAAGGCAAGGGATGCAGTCTCTCTCTTGGCCTTTGGAGAGGAGAAGGCAGAGAAGAAGACGTCCTTCACTAAAGTTTTTGTGCTTCCTGCGTCCTTACTAGCAAAGGCGCTCTTATACGAAGACAAAGGAGGCATTCCGGTAGGAAGGCCGACCACTACATAAGCGGCCATCAGTCCAGGAGAGAAGCAAGCTACCTTTCTTTGATCCACCTTCCCGGGCAGGAAAGAGAACGAAAAGAGGCCGCTGATGGTGTTCGTGGTAGGTTCGAGGATCTTGCGCGGCGGAGCTAACTCCTCGATCGTGTTCATTTTTTTCTGGCAGCCCCCCTTGATCCATCGTACTGGAGCGATCTGAGAAGAACGATTAGGGTCATATTCTATACTCTCTACAATGCCCATAGAGGAAGTGCTTCGTTTCAGATCAATTCTTCGCAGCAATCGCTTCGAGCCACCCCCTCGGTGAAAAACCGTAATACGCCCTGAGGAATTCCTACCAGCAGACTTTCCTGTACTCAAAGTGAATTGTCTAAGTGCTCTTGCTCTCCCTGGTCTCATTGTCTATCTCGTAATCATTTGATTCCGTCTGACTCCTCCTACTCCTCCTTCTCCTCTTTCATCGTCGTTAGTCCTTTTGACATAAGATTCTCGGCCACCTCTGGTCCGGGTGCTCAACTTGACTTTTAGTAGATCGTGACTATGATTTTAGATCGCTGAGTTATTTAAGCAATTCTTTCTATATTCTATATATTATTATTTATATTATTTTTGAGTCTTTCTTTTGATAAAAATGGATTCCGAACAGAAGAAGACAAGACTTCTTCCTGTATTAGTAGTGAAGGAAGAATTAGTGGTTGGTTTGATTGTTGACCAATGAAAAGCATGGGAGAAAACCAAGAAAAAGGGGGCATAGAGATTTCTTCTCTTATGAGATTGATAGTTTGATCGCGGGGGCGGCCCGGCAGGCTAGCGATCAGAAAAGAAAATCGATTCTATATACGTTATGGTATGGAAAAAGATCTGACTTCCATTTCTTCAGTAGGGGAGAAAGAGTCTTTCTTGGTTGACTGCCGGGAAGCTTTACTTGGTCTCAAACTCAAAGGCTTGGCTAGAAGGCAGAACTCTTTCTTAAGTGGCCACAAGCAAGCCCAGAAGAATCGAATCATCGCCCAAAAGCAAGGGAATGAACTCACGATCTACGAATATCAACGGCCTTTCCCAACCCCGAGTCTATTTGGAGTCATAGTTCGATCCACAACCACAAGCCAAGCTGACTTAGAAGCACACAGCTGAATGCACACTTCCTTCCTGGCTTATTGAATACTGAAAAGCACAGGTACAGTGCCACCCCTCACACTGACCGTACTTCCGGCAAACATAACTAGTTCTTCGAGTAAGATTGGGTTGAAGCGGAAGGATATTCGCTTTATTAGCTAAGGCTGATTGAATTGCTAACTGAACTTAACTAGTCTAATTCCATTATTCTGACCCTGCAGGCTTTGATCTTTTTGATTCTCATCGAAATCGGAAGATTTGAAAGCGGAAAGAAGATTCTAGCCTTCCTTCCATATTCAAAGATCAAGGAAGACGAGCAAGAAAACGGATGCGCGTTAGCGCAACGGCTTTCGCTAACGTTGTTCAATCCGTTGCTTGTTCCCTTGACCTTTCATTCACTCTGATTAACGCTACCCGGTCCACTCAAAGCTTGAAGGCGTTCCTCGTCAGTTGCTTATTTCGTTGTTGGGGCTTCCCAAGAGAAGATGGAGTGGACGGGTATTTGATTCCAGGAGATGGCTTACTGCCTTGGGGGCGGAGGGAGAACGATGGGACCTCGAATAGAGCTACTTCTGGTCATTACCTCCTGGTACGAATGCATTGACTGGCCCGAGGAACGCCTTCCGAACCGGACTTGGATATTTGCTTGTTTGTTTCGGGCCAAGTGGATTAATTAAATGAGATGGAGCGGGACAAAGATGGATTGAAGGTCAGATAGATTTGAGTTTCAGTGGCATAGGACCTTCGATCAACCATGGGGCGGAGGAACCTAGCTTCTTCAGCGAAGCTGGAAGAACCCCTCTGTTGAATCTATCTCTCCGTTCGATGGGAATTCCTAGGCATGGTGGGATCAGTTGGTAGCTTCCAGTCTGATTCCTGGGATTGCATGGCGAAGCGGAGGAACCCCTTACTTCGTTCATTCTATTGAAGCGTAACGTAAAAAGCTCTTTCTCATGTTGCATTTCTTTGGTTTTGATTGAATTGGAAGAACTCTTCTTTTCTCATCCAGGATGAAGACTTCGATGTCAAATCCACCGTTCCAACGAGACAACTCTCCACCGCTAGTGAATAAGTTTATCGATCTCAGGTCAGGCTGAGCTGTAGCACTGATCGTTGAGTGATCACATAGCTGACGTCAACAGATCTTTTCCTTTTGTTTGGGAACCCTCTTTCGACTCCCCTAAAACGGTTTTGTTTCTACGACTACTTTCCTTACTGAACTGCTCACTGGAACTACTTGACCTTCACTTACTAAAGCGGGACAACAAAGCAGGAGGTCCGAAGGACTGTGTTCAAAGGTTGGATTGCCTTCTCCTTGGTACTCT includes:
- the rpL2 gene encoding ribosomal protein large subunit 2, yielding MRPGRARALRQFTLSTGKSAGRNSSGRITVFHRGGGSKRLLRRIDLKRSTSSMGIVESIEYDPNRSSQIAPVRWIKGGCQKKMNTIEELAPPRKILEPTTNTISGLFSFSFLPGKVDQRKVACFSPGLMAAYVVVGLPTGMPPLSSYKSAFASKDAGSTKTLVKDVFFSAFSSPKAKRETASLAFASSFGFPRIAVAGVPTAFFAPRMRQKVRGKSTFSLCEVRKWRTHSILWAHRIKGKAGLSWQSFRRQDTLGLVGAAGHNKSKPKTDQGSLPAKPIGERAKQLKALRGLRAKDGACKVDRAPVTYIIASHQLEAGKMVMNCDWSKPSTSSFLQSAQNDHPKPLFTV